In a single window of the Zea mays cultivar B73 chromosome 5, Zm-B73-REFERENCE-NAM-5.0, whole genome shotgun sequence genome:
- the LOC103626149 gene encoding uncharacterized protein: MNDVNRSVQDAAISCIEGLPVRFFPSISCDLSVRRLIVCLRFFDLSIIPLRYWNKRIIASLRANQFCERLPSPNGESIVDCHQISKMPNLAFTIANKIFTLTPEQYIVKLEQAGQTICISGFMAFDVPPPRGPLCYAEHICTTLKCAMRASTEGITVPPLAPSTPVHVCVRPLRLPAMDASLPHVYNDN, from the exons ATGAATGATGTGAACCGAAGTGTTCAAGATGCAGCTATCTCTTGTATTGAG GGGCTTCCAGTGCGCTTTTTTCCCTCGATCTCGTGTGATCTGAGTGTGAGAAG GCTTATAGTGTGCTTGAGGTTCTTCGACCTCTCTATAATTCCCCTAAGATACTGGAACAAAAG GATCATTGCGTCTCTGCGAGCTAATCAG TTCTGTGAGCGTCTCCCTAGCCCCAATGGCGAGTCAATTGTTGATTGCCATCAGATCTCAAAGATGCCAAATCTTGCATTCACCATAGCAAACAAGATTTTCACCTTAACACCAGAGCAG TACATAGTGAAGTTGGAGCAAGCAGGACAAACTATCTGCATCAGTGGGTTTATGGCATTTGACGTACCGCCTCCTCGTGGTCCTCTCTGCTACGCTGAACATATCTGTACTACTCTTAAGTGTGCAATGAGGGCGTCCACCGAGGGAATCACCGTGCCCCCGCTCGCCCCCTCCACGCCCGTGCATGTCTGCGTCCGCCCCCTTCGTCTCCCCGCAATGGACGCGTCCCTACCTCATGTCTACAACGACAACTAG